From the Rhodoferax mekongensis genome, one window contains:
- the radA gene encoding DNA repair protein RadA, translating into MAKDKTIYTCNECGGTSPKWLGKCPHCSAWNTLIESVASSDSPAKNRFASLAKTAEVTVLSDIEAQDVERTPTGHEELDRVLGGGMVEGGVVLIGGDPGIGKSTLLLQALDSMERASRNTRSAAGPSQGAKVPSGGSGPRAAGERGGFLYVTGEESGAQVALRSRRLGLDHSQVKVLAEIQLEKILATLEANRPDVAVIDSIQTVYSEQLTSAPGSVAQVRECAAHLTRAAKASGTAIVLVGHVTKEGALAGPRVLEHMVDTVLYFEGDTHSQFRLVRAIKNRFGAVNEIGVFAMTEKGLKGVSNPSAIFLSQHAEPVPGSCVMVTLEGTRPLLVEIQALVDMGGPSPRRLSVGLDKDRLAMLLAVLHRHAGVACMDQDVFINAVGGVRIGEPAADLAVMLSITSSLRGKPLPKGFIAFGEVGLAGEVRPAPRGQERLKEAAKLGFTMAVVPKANAPKKPIEGMTIHAVERVEEAMNVVRGLT; encoded by the coding sequence ATGGCCAAAGACAAAACCATCTACACCTGCAACGAGTGCGGCGGCACCAGCCCCAAGTGGCTGGGCAAATGCCCGCACTGCAGTGCCTGGAACACGCTGATCGAATCCGTGGCCAGCAGCGACAGCCCGGCCAAAAACCGCTTCGCCTCGCTGGCCAAGACGGCCGAGGTCACGGTGCTGTCCGACATCGAAGCGCAGGACGTGGAACGCACCCCCACCGGCCACGAGGAGCTGGACCGTGTGCTGGGTGGTGGCATGGTGGAGGGCGGCGTGGTGTTGATTGGCGGCGACCCTGGCATCGGCAAGTCCACGCTCTTGCTGCAGGCGCTCGATTCGATGGAGCGCGCCAGCAGAAACACGCGGAGCGCCGCCGGGCCGTCCCAAGGCGCGAAAGTCCCCTCGGGGGGCAGCGGACCTCGCGCAGCGGGGGAGCGTGGGGGCTTTCTGTACGTCACCGGCGAGGAGAGCGGGGCGCAAGTGGCTTTGCGCTCGCGCCGCCTGGGGCTGGACCACTCGCAGGTGAAAGTGCTGGCCGAGATTCAGCTCGAAAAAATCCTCGCCACTCTGGAGGCCAACCGCCCGGACGTGGCGGTGATCGATTCCATCCAGACCGTGTACTCCGAGCAGCTCACCAGCGCGCCGGGCTCGGTGGCACAGGTGCGCGAGTGCGCCGCCCACCTGACCCGCGCGGCCAAGGCCAGCGGCACGGCCATCGTGCTCGTGGGACATGTGACCAAAGAAGGCGCGCTGGCCGGGCCGCGGGTGTTGGAGCACATGGTGGACACGGTGCTGTACTTCGAGGGTGACACGCACAGCCAGTTCCGGCTGGTGCGCGCCATCAAAAACCGCTTTGGCGCGGTGAATGAGATTGGCGTGTTCGCCATGACCGAAAAAGGCCTGAAGGGCGTGAGCAATCCGAGCGCCATCTTTTTGAGCCAACACGCCGAGCCGGTGCCCGGCAGTTGTGTGATGGTCACGCTGGAAGGCACCCGCCCGCTCTTGGTGGAAATTCAGGCGCTGGTGGACATGGGCGGACCTTCACCGCGCCGACTCAGCGTGGGCTTGGACAAAGACCGCCTGGCCATGCTGCTGGCGGTGTTGCACCGCCACGCGGGCGTGGCCTGTATGGACCAGGATGTGTTCATTAACGCCGTGGGCGGCGTGCGCATCGGCGAGCCGGCTGCAGACTTGGCGGTCATGCTGTCCATCACCTCGAGCTTGCGTGGCAAGCCGCTGCCCAAAGGCTTTATCGCGTTTGGCGAAGTGGGGCTGGCCGGTGAGGTGCGTCCGGCACCGCGCGGCCAGGAGCGCCTGAAAGAAGCCGCAAAGCTCGGTTTCACCATGGCGGTGGTGCCCAAGGCGAATGCGCCCAAAAAGCCGATTGAGGGCATGACCATCCATGCGGTGGAGCGGGTGGAAGAAGCCATGAATGTGGTGCGAGGCTTGACCTGA
- a CDS encoding cytochrome b/b6 domain-containing protein — protein sequence MSSTSLPGPAAMAPAGNPVPATRSRRIVDTPTRVFHALFALCFLGAYLTAEGEAMRLLHVTLGYSMAGLLVFRLVYGLVGPRHARLSLLAGKLRSLPKWLASVAQGTADRTWAAVNWRQGQNLALAVAVVALMVLVVPLTLSGYATYNEWGDWLGDVHELAGNAFLVVVLAHGGIVLLLSLLRRKNMAMQMVHGRGQGPGPDVVKRNHAWLAVWILVAVLGYWSWEWQQSPNGLISAQAVTDLLSGRESGDSD from the coding sequence ATGTCTTCCACTTCATTGCCCGGCCCGGCAGCCATGGCCCCTGCCGGAAACCCCGTCCCCGCCACGCGTAGCCGCCGCATCGTGGATACGCCCACCCGGGTCTTCCATGCCTTGTTTGCACTGTGTTTTCTGGGCGCGTACCTCACCGCGGAGGGTGAGGCTATGCGGCTCTTGCACGTCACGCTGGGTTACAGCATGGCCGGCTTGCTCGTGTTCCGGTTGGTGTACGGCTTGGTCGGGCCCCGCCATGCGCGCTTGAGCCTGCTGGCAGGCAAGCTCCGGTCGCTGCCGAAGTGGCTGGCATCCGTGGCCCAAGGCACCGCAGACCGGACATGGGCTGCGGTGAACTGGCGCCAAGGGCAGAACCTGGCGCTTGCGGTGGCGGTCGTCGCCTTGATGGTGCTGGTGGTGCCGCTCACGCTGTCGGGCTACGCCACGTACAACGAATGGGGCGACTGGCTGGGAGACGTGCACGAACTAGCTGGCAATGCGTTCCTGGTCGTGGTGCTGGCGCATGGGGGCATTGTGCTGCTGCTCAGCCTGCTGCGTCGCAAGAATATGGCGATGCAAATGGTGCACGGCCGCGGGCAAGGGCCGGGCCCCGACGTGGTGAAACGCAACCACGCGTGGCTGGCGGTTTGGATCCTGGTGGCGGTGCTGGGCTACTGGAGCTGGGAGTGGCAGCAGTCTCCTAATGGCTTGATCTCTGCGCAGGCTGTCACTGACCTTCTGAGCGGGCGGGAGTCCGGCGATTCCGATTGA
- a CDS encoding diheme cytochrome c, with the protein MKNKPLAPVRYARAAMKWIAIALLAGAGPARADSPQRVTPLPKYQQECAACHLAYPPGMLPVASWKRLMGSLSTHYGTDASLDEASVREISGWLQTHAGTYKRVSEEPPQDRITRSQWFVRKHNEVDPQIWKQASVKSAANCAACHSAADKGSFRESEIQFPKGLDARFRRNGSD; encoded by the coding sequence ATGAAAAACAAGCCCCTGGCGCCCGTCCGATATGCGCGAGCTGCTATGAAATGGATAGCAATTGCGCTGCTGGCCGGCGCTGGCCCGGCGCGCGCAGACAGTCCGCAGCGCGTTACGCCGCTTCCCAAGTACCAGCAGGAGTGCGCTGCTTGCCACTTGGCGTATCCGCCCGGCATGCTGCCCGTCGCATCGTGGAAGCGACTCATGGGATCGCTGTCCACCCATTACGGGACCGACGCATCACTCGACGAAGCCAGTGTGCGGGAAATCAGTGGCTGGCTGCAAACCCATGCCGGCACGTACAAGCGGGTGTCTGAAGAGCCACCGCAAGACCGCATCACCCGGTCGCAATGGTTCGTGCGCAAGCACAACGAGGTGGATCCGCAAATCTGGAAGCAGGCGTCTGTCAAAAGCGCTGCTAACTGTGCGGCCTGTCACAGCGCGGCCGACAAGGGCAGCTTCCGCGAATCCGAAATCCAATTTCCCAAAGGCCTGGACGCGCGCTTTCGCCGCAACGGGTCTGATTGA
- a CDS encoding response regulator transcription factor: protein MRILLAEDDSMLGDGLRAGLRQMGFQVDWVRDGVAAERELRAVDYAAAVLDLGLPGKDGMEVLQALRAARNTTPVLVLTARDAVPDRIRGLDAGADDYVLKPVDLHELAARLRSLVRRSHGVAQDMLQAGALSLDPSARQVSWMGEAVPLSTREFDLLHTLMRSAGRVLSREQLEQQMYSWGLEVESNTIEVHIHHLRRKLQADVIQTVRGVGYMLNPRAGV from the coding sequence ATGCGTATCCTGCTGGCTGAAGACGACTCCATGCTGGGCGATGGCCTGCGCGCCGGCCTGCGGCAGATGGGTTTTCAGGTGGACTGGGTGCGCGACGGCGTGGCTGCCGAGCGCGAGCTGCGCGCCGTGGACTACGCCGCTGCAGTGCTGGATCTCGGCCTGCCCGGCAAAGATGGCATGGAGGTTCTGCAGGCTCTGCGCGCCGCACGGAACACCACCCCGGTGCTGGTGCTCACGGCCCGTGACGCGGTGCCCGACCGCATCCGTGGGCTGGACGCCGGTGCTGACGACTATGTGCTCAAGCCGGTGGACCTGCACGAGCTGGCCGCGCGTTTGCGCTCCCTGGTACGCCGCTCGCACGGGGTGGCGCAAGACATGTTGCAGGCCGGCGCGCTGAGCCTGGACCCGTCGGCCCGGCAGGTCAGTTGGATGGGCGAGGCCGTACCGCTGTCTACCCGCGAGTTTGATTTGCTGCATACCTTGATGCGCAGTGCCGGCCGCGTGCTGTCGCGCGAACAGCTGGAGCAGCAGATGTACAGCTGGGGCCTGGAGGTCGAGAGCAACACCATCGAAGTGCATATCCATCACCTGCGCCGCAAGCTGCAGGCAGATGTCATCCAGACCGTGCGCGGTGTGGGCTACATGCTCAACCCTCGGGCGGGCGTTTGA
- a CDS encoding branched-chain amino acid transaminase, producing MSVLPPSMSDRDGKIWMDGQMVEWRDAKIHVLSHTLHYGCGAFEGVRAYNTVNGPAIFRLQEHTERLFNSAKILRMAIPFTQEQVNDAQCAVIRENKLESGYLRPLTWIGDKKLGVSPKGNTIHLMVAAWAWGAYLGEEGMRRGIRVKTSSYTRHHVNITMTQAKAVSNYTNSILANMEATDDGYDEALLLDSSGFVSEGAGENIFVIKNGVIYTPDLSAGALNGITRNTVFHIAKDLGLEIVQKRITRDEVYIADEAFFTGTAAEVTPIRELDRIELGKGDYVGSRGPITEKIQTAFFDIVNGRNPKYAHWLTKV from the coding sequence ATGAGCGTACTACCTCCCTCCATGTCTGATCGCGACGGAAAAATCTGGATGGATGGCCAGATGGTCGAATGGCGTGATGCCAAGATCCACGTGCTGAGCCATACGCTGCACTACGGTTGCGGTGCTTTTGAAGGTGTGCGTGCCTACAACACCGTGAACGGCCCGGCCATTTTCCGCCTGCAGGAGCACACCGAGCGCCTGTTCAACAGCGCCAAGATTCTGCGGATGGCCATTCCTTTCACCCAGGAGCAAGTCAACGACGCCCAGTGCGCCGTGATTCGCGAAAACAAGCTGGAATCCGGTTACCTGCGCCCCCTCACCTGGATCGGCGACAAGAAGCTGGGCGTGTCCCCCAAGGGCAACACCATCCACTTGATGGTGGCCGCATGGGCATGGGGCGCGTACTTGGGCGAAGAGGGTATGCGACGTGGCATCCGCGTCAAAACCAGCAGCTATACCCGCCACCACGTCAACATCACCATGACGCAAGCCAAGGCGGTGAGCAACTACACCAACTCCATTCTGGCCAACATGGAAGCCACGGATGATGGCTACGACGAGGCCCTGCTGCTCGACAGCTCCGGTTTCGTGTCCGAAGGTGCGGGTGAAAACATCTTCGTGATCAAGAACGGCGTGATCTACACCCCTGACTTGTCCGCTGGCGCCCTCAACGGCATCACCCGCAACACCGTGTTCCACATTGCCAAGGACTTGGGCCTGGAAATCGTGCAAAAGCGCATCACCCGCGATGAGGTCTACATTGCAGACGAAGCCTTCTTCACCGGCACCGCTGCAGAAGTGACCCCTATCCGTGAACTCGACCGCATCGAACTGGGCAAGGGCGACTATGTGGGCAGCCGTGGCCCGATCACCGAAAAAATCCAAACCGCGTTCTTTGACATCGTCAACGGCCGCAATCCCAAATACGCCCACTGGCTCACGAAAGTCTGA
- a CDS encoding ATP-binding protein, with amino-acid sequence MSRLHSMQLRLLAYLSAGVALVWLAAAAWTWVDARHELDELLDSHLTQAAALLVVQQSHVDDEVDDEEAPVLHKYAPRVAFQVFHEGVLVARSGNIGTTPMSRETRGFDTVALDNGERWRVFATRGSKRDIQVYVGEQLDSRNGILKAVLRGMLLPSMLALPLLAALMWWAVRKALAPLDALGQSLRSRAPDSTVPVPRDDLPTEMRPMVDELNALLQRIEGMVASERRFTADAAHELRTPIAAIRTQAQVAMGAVDDADERRHALQNTLAGCDRAARLVDQLLTLARLDAPVAAAATGATDLSALARSVAADMAPQALAQGQDLELQAPSACMVAADETLLRMLLRNLLDNASRYSGPGASIWVEVTASGGMAHLTVQDGGPGLTDAEMSRLGERFFRVLGSAQTGSGLGWSIMRRIAEATGAHVQLGRSGTLGGLQVQVRWPLATAG; translated from the coding sequence ATGTCTCGCCTGCACTCCATGCAACTGCGCCTGCTGGCCTATCTGTCGGCCGGCGTGGCACTGGTCTGGCTAGCTGCTGCGGCCTGGACCTGGGTGGACGCCCGGCATGAACTCGATGAGCTGCTCGACAGCCACCTCACCCAAGCGGCCGCTTTGCTGGTGGTGCAGCAGTCGCATGTGGACGATGAGGTGGACGACGAGGAAGCGCCTGTCCTTCACAAATACGCACCGCGTGTCGCGTTTCAGGTCTTCCACGAAGGCGTGTTGGTGGCCCGCTCGGGCAACATCGGAACGACGCCGATGAGCCGCGAAACCCGCGGTTTCGATACGGTGGCCCTGGACAACGGCGAACGCTGGCGGGTGTTTGCCACCCGCGGCAGCAAGCGCGATATCCAGGTGTATGTGGGTGAGCAACTCGATTCGCGCAACGGCATCCTCAAGGCCGTGTTGCGCGGCATGTTGCTGCCGTCGATGTTGGCCTTGCCCCTGTTGGCGGCCCTGATGTGGTGGGCTGTGCGCAAAGCCCTGGCGCCCTTGGACGCCTTGGGTCAGAGCTTGCGCAGCCGCGCCCCGGACAGCACGGTGCCGGTACCCCGCGACGACTTGCCCACGGAAATGCGGCCCATGGTCGATGAGCTCAATGCCTTGTTGCAACGCATCGAGGGCATGGTGGCGTCAGAACGCCGCTTTACGGCCGATGCGGCCCATGAGCTGCGCACGCCCATCGCCGCCATCCGCACCCAGGCCCAGGTGGCCATGGGCGCGGTGGATGATGCGGACGAGCGCCGCCATGCCCTGCAAAACACCCTGGCCGGATGCGACCGGGCGGCCCGCCTTGTCGACCAACTGTTGACCCTGGCGCGGTTGGATGCCCCCGTGGCCGCTGCTGCCACCGGGGCGACCGACCTGAGTGCCCTTGCCCGCAGTGTGGCAGCCGACATGGCTCCCCAAGCCTTAGCCCAAGGACAGGATTTGGAGTTGCAAGCGCCCTCGGCCTGCATGGTGGCTGCCGATGAAACCCTGCTGCGCATGCTGCTGCGCAACCTGCTGGACAACGCGAGCCGGTACTCCGGCCCCGGAGCGAGCATTTGGGTGGAAGTGACGGCCTCCGGCGGCATGGCGCATTTGACGGTACAGGACGGCGGACCCGGCTTGACCGATGCGGAGATGTCTCGCTTGGGCGAGCGCTTCTTCCGGGTACTAGGGTCGGCCCAAACCGGTAGCGGCTTGGGCTGGTCCATCATGCGGCGCATTGCCGAGGCTACGGGTGCCCACGTGCAACTCGGCCGTTCAGGCACGCTGGGAGGCCTGCAAGTCCAGGTGCGCTGGCCACTGGCGACAGCGGGATAA
- the waaF gene encoding lipopolysaccharide heptosyltransferase II, which produces MIKALVIAPQWIGDAVMTEPLLRRLAARGERITVAAVPWVAPVYRAMPQVAEVLVLPFARGGVQWAARRAYAAALRGQFARAYVCPNSLKSALIPFWAGIPERIGYTGELRFGLLNRRLPNPPEGSRPPMVAFYSALSGESGVDADRPALQVAADAIAAVLAPRGLQAQGFYVVAPGAEYGPAKRWPAGHFAAMAARLEQPVLLLGSAKDDAVCNEIAEAVNSVRPDHCVNLAGRTSLDEAVALIAGAHAMVSNDSGLMHVAAAFGVPQVAIFGSSSPLHTPPLNPAATVLWLKNDPSYQPPLDCAPCFKRDCPLGHTRCLNDITPDRVLSVL; this is translated from the coding sequence ATCATTAAGGCCCTGGTCATCGCGCCCCAATGGATAGGGGACGCGGTGATGACCGAGCCGCTGCTGCGTCGTCTGGCGGCGCGGGGCGAGCGCATCACGGTGGCGGCGGTGCCTTGGGTGGCACCGGTCTACCGTGCCATGCCCCAGGTTGCCGAGGTTTTGGTCTTGCCCTTTGCACGCGGTGGCGTGCAGTGGGCCGCCCGCCGGGCGTATGCCGCTGCCTTGCGCGGCCAATTTGCCAGGGCCTACGTCTGCCCCAACTCCCTCAAAAGCGCGCTGATCCCGTTTTGGGCGGGCATTCCTGAGCGCATCGGCTACACGGGGGAGCTGCGGTTCGGCCTCCTGAACCGGCGCCTCCCGAATCCGCCCGAAGGCAGCCGCCCGCCCATGGTGGCGTTTTACTCCGCCCTGAGTGGTGAATCCGGCGTGGATGCAGACCGGCCTGCTTTGCAGGTGGCAGCGGATGCCATTGCCGCCGTGCTGGCACCGCGTGGCTTGCAGGCGCAGGGCTTCTATGTGGTGGCGCCTGGTGCTGAATATGGCCCGGCCAAGCGCTGGCCCGCAGGCCATTTCGCTGCCATGGCCGCACGGCTGGAGCAGCCGGTTTTGTTGCTGGGCTCGGCCAAAGATGATGCGGTGTGCAACGAGATCGCGGAAGCGGTGAATTCCGTCCGCCCCGACCACTGTGTGAATCTTGCCGGACGCACCAGCCTGGACGAAGCCGTGGCGCTGATTGCCGGTGCCCATGCGATGGTGAGTAACGATTCCGGCCTCATGCATGTGGCGGCAGCATTCGGCGTGCCGCAGGTCGCGATTTTCGGATCCTCCAGCCCGCTGCACACGCCGCCGCTGAATCCGGCCGCCACGGTCCTGTGGCTGAAGAACGACCCTTCCTACCAGCCCCCTCTGGACTGCGCGCCCTGCTTCAAGCGGGACTGCCCGCTGGGCCACACCCGATGCCTGAACGACATCACCCCGGACAGGGTGCTATCGGTTTTGTAG
- a CDS encoding glycerate kinase, protein MFFQKIQRFVIPLAALAALVLSYRHYGWPGVALVGGALVMWQLLHFTRMLQVLKRAANRPIGHVDSAVMLHAKLRPGVPLLHVVAMTRSLGQLESPKDTQPERFRWSDTSGSSVLCVFLGGKLQSWELFRPEPPASEEAAGTPAALTVDVAP, encoded by the coding sequence ATGTTTTTTCAAAAAATCCAACGTTTCGTGATCCCCTTGGCTGCGCTGGCGGCCTTGGTCTTGAGTTACCGCCACTACGGCTGGCCGGGTGTGGCCCTGGTGGGCGGCGCTCTGGTGATGTGGCAGTTGCTGCATTTCACCCGCATGCTGCAGGTGCTCAAGCGGGCGGCCAACCGGCCCATCGGACATGTGGACAGTGCCGTGATGCTGCACGCCAAGTTGCGCCCCGGGGTGCCCCTGCTGCACGTGGTGGCCATGACCCGCTCGCTGGGCCAGCTCGAATCCCCCAAAGACACCCAGCCGGAGCGCTTCCGTTGGTCCGATACCTCCGGCAGCAGCGTGTTGTGCGTGTTTCTGGGTGGCAAGTTGCAAAGCTGGGAGCTGTTCCGTCCCGAGCCGCCAGCCTCTGAGGAGGCCGCAGGAACCCCGGCGGCCTTGACGGTGGACGTCGCCCCGTAA
- a CDS encoding zinc-finger domain-containing protein, whose product MSKAVVELLAKDLNHQGGVFCPSPVAGMQTWNTHPKVYLDVGRAGEAKCPYCGTVYKLKDGEHFDGHH is encoded by the coding sequence ATGTCCAAAGCTGTTGTTGAACTCCTGGCCAAAGACCTGAACCACCAGGGTGGTGTGTTTTGCCCCAGCCCGGTGGCAGGCATGCAAACCTGGAACACCCACCCCAAGGTCTACCTCGACGTAGGCCGCGCCGGCGAAGCCAAGTGTCCTTATTGCGGCACGGTGTACAAGCTGAAGGACGGCGAGCATTTCGACGGACATCATTAA
- a CDS encoding DUF1924 domain-containing protein, giving the protein MSRIAVTAVPAACIARTFVFAAALAVTQAGTAWAGTPQEQLGALSAQAGRSPNGAQGQQFFNAKHGREWSCASCHNAQPTGEGKHANTGKSISALAPAFNPERFTDPAKSEKWFRRNCNDVLARECTAAEKADVLAWLMGLKR; this is encoded by the coding sequence ATGTCACGCATCGCCGTCACAGCAGTTCCTGCAGCCTGCATTGCACGCACTTTTGTCTTCGCCGCCGCGCTTGCCGTCACCCAGGCTGGAACTGCCTGGGCCGGCACCCCCCAAGAGCAGCTGGGCGCCTTGAGTGCCCAAGCGGGCCGCAGCCCGAATGGGGCGCAGGGCCAGCAGTTTTTCAATGCCAAACATGGCCGCGAATGGAGCTGCGCCTCCTGCCACAACGCCCAGCCCACGGGCGAGGGTAAGCACGCGAATACGGGTAAATCCATCTCCGCGCTTGCGCCCGCTTTCAACCCCGAGCGCTTCACCGACCCCGCCAAAAGCGAGAAGTGGTTCCGCCGCAACTGCAATGACGTGCTGGCCCGCGAATGCACGGCCGCCGAGAAGGCCGATGTGCTGGCCTGGCTGATGGGCCTGAAGCGCTGA
- a CDS encoding nucleoside/nucleotide kinase family protein has protein sequence MPALTPPREAVARVEALLKKRRRVILGIAAGPGAGKSTLAQALQRHFHDRSQYLPMDGFHLANRELTRLGLRHCKGAPQTFDSAGYVDLLKRLRKQDPGETIYAPDFDRSLEESIAGCIALKSDKPLVITEGNYLLLEEGPWAEVRALLDEAWYLDLDPETRYQRLLARHMRFGRSEQAARDWIRDTDEPNAVRIARTRHRADWTIAGF, from the coding sequence ATGCCCGCGCTCACCCCGCCACGCGAGGCCGTTGCACGCGTAGAGGCTCTGCTGAAGAAAAGACGCAGGGTCATTCTCGGCATTGCTGCCGGGCCGGGCGCCGGCAAGTCCACACTGGCCCAGGCACTGCAACGCCACTTTCACGACCGCAGCCAATACCTGCCCATGGACGGCTTTCACCTCGCCAACCGGGAGTTGACACGCTTGGGGCTGCGCCATTGCAAGGGTGCTCCACAGACCTTCGACAGTGCCGGGTATGTGGATTTGCTCAAGCGCCTGCGAAAGCAGGATCCGGGCGAGACCATCTACGCGCCCGACTTTGACCGCAGCTTGGAAGAGTCGATTGCAGGCTGCATTGCGCTGAAAAGTGATAAGCCCCTGGTGATCACCGAGGGGAATTACCTGCTGTTGGAAGAGGGCCCATGGGCCGAAGTGCGTGCCCTGCTCGACGAAGCCTGGTACCTGGACCTGGACCCTGAGACGCGATACCAACGCTTGTTGGCGCGGCATATGCGCTTTGGCCGCAGTGAACAAGCCGCCCGCGACTGGATACGCGATACCGACGAGCCTAACGCCGTACGCATTGCAAGAACCCGGCACCGCGCAGATTGGACTATTGCCGGGTTCTAG